Proteins co-encoded in one Streptococcus pyogenes genomic window:
- a CDS encoding MFS transporter: MEEDYNKREPEKFTQFLRRQKVVFFVAFFGYVCAYLVRNNFKLMSNTIMVQNGWDKAQIAILLSCLTVSYGLAKFYMGALGDRVSLRKLFSISLGASALICILIGFFNSSMVVLGILLVLCGVVQGALAPASQAMIANYFPNKTRGGAIAGWNISQNMGSALLPLTIALLTSMGLVVPANGNILLAFLIPGVLVFLFALCCWKLGGDNPESEGLDSLRTMYGDAGESAVASEEEKHNLSYWQLIWKYVFCNPSLLLVAAVNVALYFVRFGIEDWMPIYLSQVANMSEAHIHFAISMLEWVAIPGSLVFAWLAVRYPNKMAKVGAIGLFVLAAIVFVYERLTATGAPNYFLLLVIAGILGSLIYGPQLIVNILTINFVPLNVAGTAIGFVGVTAYLIGNMGANWLMPILADGFGWFWSYIVVAALSAFSAVGYLILAKREEEIIKD, from the coding sequence ATGGAAGAGGATTATAACAAAAGAGAACCTGAGAAGTTTACGCAATTTCTGCGCCGTCAAAAGGTCGTCTTTTTTGTCGCATTTTTTGGTTATGTGTGTGCTTACTTGGTACGCAACAATTTCAAACTAATGTCAAACACTATTATGGTGCAAAATGGTTGGGACAAGGCTCAAATTGCGATCTTGTTATCGTGTTTGACCGTTTCTTATGGCTTAGCAAAATTCTATATGGGAGCCTTAGGGGATCGTGTTAGCTTGAGGAAGCTCTTTTCAATCAGCTTGGGTGCAAGCGCTTTGATTTGTATTTTAATTGGTTTTTTCAATAGTTCAATGGTGGTATTAGGAATACTGCTAGTCTTGTGTGGTGTCGTACAAGGTGCCTTGGCACCTGCCTCACAAGCCATGATTGCCAATTATTTTCCAAATAAAACACGCGGCGGAGCCATCGCTGGATGGAACATTTCTCAAAACATGGGATCAGCCCTCTTGCCATTAACCATCGCCTTGCTCACCAGTATGGGCTTGGTGGTACCAGCTAATGGCAATATTTTACTTGCCTTTTTAATCCCTGGCGTTTTAGTGTTCTTGTTTGCTTTGTGTTGCTGGAAGCTTGGCGGTGATAACCCTGAGTCTGAGGGACTTGACTCTCTTCGAACGATGTATGGTGATGCGGGCGAGTCAGCTGTTGCCAGTGAAGAAGAAAAGCATAACCTGTCTTATTGGCAACTCATCTGGAAATACGTTTTTTGTAACCCGTCGCTCTTACTTGTTGCTGCTGTCAATGTGGCCCTTTATTTTGTTCGTTTTGGGATTGAAGACTGGATGCCGATCTACTTGTCACAAGTAGCCAATATGTCAGAGGCTCATATCCATTTTGCGATTTCAATGTTAGAGTGGGTCGCTATTCCAGGCTCGCTGGTATTTGCGTGGTTAGCGGTTCGTTATCCTAATAAAATGGCCAAGGTTGGGGCTATTGGGCTTTTTGTGTTAGCGGCTATTGTCTTTGTCTATGAACGCTTGACTGCCACAGGTGCTCCAAATTATTTCTTGTTGCTTGTTATTGCAGGTATTTTAGGGTCATTGATTTATGGCCCACAGTTGATCGTGAATATTTTAACAATCAACTTTGTTCCTTTAAATGTTGCAGGAACAGCGATTGGTTTTGTAGGAGTAACAGCTTATCTCATCGGCAATATGGGAGCAAACTGGCTGATGCCGATTTTGGCAGATGGTTTTGGCTGGTTTTGGTCATATATTGTCGTTGCAGCCTTATCTGCTTTTTCAGCGGTTGGTTATTTGATTTTAGCCAAACGTGAGGAAGAAATCATCAAAGATTAG